A region of the Verrucomicrobiota bacterium genome:
GCGGTCGCGCGGGTGAAGCTTTTCGAGGCATAAGGCGAGCGCTTCGTGGCGTTCGTTCAATTCCGGCGACATGTCCGCGGCGGTCTTCGCCACGGCCTCCAGCACGGCGTCGTCGAAGAGAACCTTCGAGCGGGAAAATTTTTGCCGGGCGGCGCGAACTTCCCAATAGGCAATCTGGCAGGCCCAGGCGACGAAATCGGTCTCCGGCTGGAATTCGTCAAATTTCTCGCAGATGACCATGCAGGTTTCCTGCAGCAGGTCTTCGGCTGCAGGGCGGTCCGGAACGAGCGTATAAAGGTACGAGAAGATGCGCCTCTGGTTCTGCGTGAGCATGCGAACCAGTTGCTTCTGGCGTTCGTTTGCGTTCATGCCGCAGCCTAAATCATCGCGTGACTACTCAAGCTGTCTGAGATGTAGGGCAGGCTTCCAGCCTGCCGGTTTAGACGGCAGCCTGCCGTCAGAACGAACCGAACAACGGGCAAGGATGCCCCGTCAACCGGCAGACACGATGTCTGCCCTACGTTCGCGGCATTCTCGGCTGCTAAGCGCGAATAGGCTTGCGACGCTTCCTGGCAGCACGCCCGGCCTACTTTTCCTTCCTTTTCTGGCCCTGTTTCTCAACTCGCTTTTCTGGCCGCTCGGCCCTTTTGCCCGGTTGTTTCTTGGCCGTAATGGCGGCGATCTCCGCGTCGTCGAGTTTGCCGTCGCTGTTTTTGTCGAGCGCCTTTAACGCATCGTGCCGCTTTCCCGCGAAGGCCTTGCGCAGGGCGTCCGCTTCGTCGCCGGCGATCTTGCCGTTCGCGTCTTTGTCGAAGCGCTTCAGGATAAGCTGAGCGGGAACGGACTTCTTCGTTTGCTCCGTTCGCTCAGTTTTGGCCGTTTTGTCTCGCTTGGCCTTCTTGGCGTCCTGAGCCAAAGCCGTCGCCGACATCGCCAGGACCAGGAGGCAGGAGAGCAGGATTGTGGATTTTTTCATAAGTCGATGAATACACATTTCAGTTCCAGTTTCCGGAGCCGTCATCAACATGATAACGACATTCTCACCAGGGTAACAGCGTGAGGCGTCAATTTTAGGACAGAAAGGTTGCGCAGATCATTGCCCT
Encoded here:
- a CDS encoding sigma-70 family RNA polymerase sigma factor encodes the protein MNANERQKQLVRMLTQNQRRIFSYLYTLVPDRPAAEDLLQETCMVICEKFDEFQPETDFVAWACQIAYWEVRAARQKFSRSKVLFDDAVLEAVAKTAADMSPELNERHEALALCLEKLHPRDRELIITRYEPGGGVEAAARRTGRTVVAAYKALTRIRRLLADCVTLRLSANSIP